The following nucleotide sequence is from Borrelia sp. A-FGy1.
AACTTCAAATATAGGTATTTCTAGGCTTGAGTATTCAAGTAAGTAATTTTTGTTGGCTGTTTTTAAAAGCTTGTCATCTAATTTTATATCGGAAGGCCATACTATTTTGATAGCTATAAAAAAACATGCAAGATTTTCATCTAGAAAAAAATCAATAATTGATTTCTCTTTTGTATTGAAATTTAAGTATTGTCTAACACCTAAAATTTTTTCATTTGAAAATGAAAATGAGCTTTCAATAGTTGGTTCAATAATAATATCTTTTTTTGATAAAACTTTAAGATAGGTTTTGCAAGAGGCTAAAAATTCTACTTTTTTCTCTTTGTGTTTTATTTTGCTTAGTTTTCCTTCTTCAAATTTTACATTATATTTTGAGTGAGATAGTGTAAAATTGCCCTCCATATTGTATTCAAGATTTTTGCTTGTAATAGATTCTTCTAGGCTGTTTGAATGGTTTTCAAAAATTTTATTAGTTAAAAATTCTTTTAAAGAGTTTTCATTTATTTGATATTCTTTTAGTCTTTTATTTTGAAATTGTAGAATTAGTGCTTGTTCTTTTAGTGAATTAAACTCTGGAATTTCTAGAAAATCTGTTACTATTTTGGTACCTTCTAAATTTTGTATTTTTATGCTATAAGATTTAGTATCTAGTTCTTTTAAGGGAAGTAAAAAATTCTTTAATTCTTGTTTGTTGTATAATTCTTTAATTTCATGAAAATAAAGAAGTGTGTTTATATGATTATTATGTATTTCGGGATCTTGAATTTCAGACAAGAATTGACAATTATTTTTATAAAAAACCAAATACTTTTTCTTATTTTTTGTGTATCTTATTCCTTCTATGTAGTTAAAATTAAGCTTTTTATATAGTTCAAGCACTTTTTTTCTTAATTTTTCCATCTTATACACATAAAACATAGGTGGATTATCTTTGAACAAGTCTTTATATCCACTTTTGAATGGATTTTTTAAAGCCCAATATATATCTACATGTATTTCATCATGCAACATGTATTCATGGGGACTACCACTGTAGGTGCTTGGGATGTAAATATCTTCATTATTTTTGAGTCTTTTAAAAAACCATTTATTTAATTCTGGATTTAATTTGAGAATTTCAAAAAAGTATGTTGGGAATGTCCAATGTATTTTATAATATAACTTTTTATTTTCAATTAAGTATTTTGTATTTGATAAAATTGAATACAATTTACTTTCAGCAAATGCAGTTATTGAGATAATAACAATATAGGTATTTGAGCTTCTAAATTTTTTAAACAACATAAGAAATCTTATATAAGTATATATGAGATTAGTGTAAATGATATTTGTTTTACAGTAAATTATTAGTTAGTTAATTTATGTGATTTTAGTCTTGAATAATGAATAAAAAAATTTTATATTTTTATAGTGATATGTATGAAGTTTATGCTAACTTTATAATGTTAAGTTTAAATTTAATTTTGATACTTAAAAGGAGTAAGGTTTATGGCTAAGGAAATGTATTTTAATGAAGATGCTAGGAAAAGTTTACTCAACGGCATTGAAAAATTGTCAAATGCTGTAAAGGTAACTCTTGGTCCTAAAGGGAGAAATGTTTTAATTGATAAGAAATTTGGATCTCCTACAGTTACTAAAGATGGAGTTAGTGTTGCTCGTGAAATTGAACTTGAAAATGCTTTTGAGAATATGGGGGCACAGCTTTTAAAAGAAGTTGCTATTAAGACTAATGATGTAGCTGGTGATGGGACTACTACTGCTACTGTGCTAGCTTATGCAATTGCTAGAGAAGGACTTAAGAATGTTTCTTCTGGTATTAATCCAATTGGAATAAAAAAGGGTATAGATCATGCTGTATCTTTAGCTGCGGATAAGATTCGTAAGTCTGCAAAGAAAATTACTACTAAGGAAGAAATTGCGCAGGTAGCGTCTATTTCTGCGAATAATGATAATTCAATAGGTGAGAAAATCGCCGAAGCAATGGATAAAGTTGGAAAGGATGGGGTTATTACTGTTGAAGAGTCAAAGACTTTTGATACTACAATTTCTTATGTTGAAGGAATGCAATTTGATAGAGGATATTTATCTCCTTACTTTTCTACAAATAAAGAAAACATGAGTGTGAGTTTTGATGACGCTCTTATTTTGATATGTGAAAAAAAGATTAGTACCATTAAGGAGCTTTTACCTGTTCTTGAAAAAGTTTTAAATACAAATAAACCTTTGTTAATTATTGCTGAAGATATTGAGGGAGATGCTCTTGCTGCTCTTGTTTTAAATAGTGTTCGCGGAGCTTTAAAGGTTTGTGCAATCAAATCTCCTGGTTTTGGAGACAGACGCAAGGCGATTCTTGAAGATATTGCAATACTTACTGGGGGAGTACTTGTTAGTGAAGAGTTAGGACTTACTCTTGAAAATATTGAACTTGAACAACTTGGACAAGCTAAGTCAGTAAAGGTGGATAAAGATAATACTACTATTATTAACACTGGAAATAAAGAAAAAATAAAAGAGAGAACAGATCTTATTAAAAAACAAATAGAAGAAACAAGTTCTGAATATGATAGAGAAAAATTGCAAGAGCGTCTTGCTAAGCTTGTTGGTGGTGTTGCTGTTATTAATGTTGGTGCTGTCACTGAAGTTGAGCTTAAGGAGAAGAAGCATAGAGTTGAGGATGCTTTGTCTGCTACTCGTGCTGCTGTTGAGGAAGGTGTTGTTCCTGGAGGAGGTGCTACTCTTATTGAGGTATCTATGTATCTTGATACTATTGATACAAGTAAGCTTAGTTATGAAGAAAAGCAAGGGTTTGAGATCGTTAAGAGAAGTCTTGAAGAGCCAATGAGGCAAATAATTTCTAATGCTGGATTTGAAAGTTCTATTTATATTCATCAGATTAAAACAGAGAAAAAGGGCCTTGGCTTTGATGCATCTGGATTTAAGTGGGTAAATATGATTGAGAGTGGGATAATTGATCCTGCCAAGGTTACAAGAAGTGCTCTTCAGAATGCAGCCTCAATTGCAGGATTACTTTTAACAACAGAATGTGCTATTACTGAAGTTAAGGAAGAAAAGAGCAGTAGCGGCGCTGGTGGCGGTTATCCTATGGATCCTGGAATGGGAATGATGTAAGCTTTAATCGCTTTTATTATGTTATTATGTTAAGGAGCTATATTTGAGTGAGAATGAATTTGTATTTTGTATTGGATATGATGGCTCTAAGGCAATAGTAGATAAGGAGCTTTTAAGGCAACATAAAGATAAAAGTGTAGAAGAACTTTTTGGTCTTGGGTTTTATAGGAGTGCTTTTAGTAAAGCTCTTTATAGGAATGATCATTTTCTTATTGAGTATCTGATTAAGTGGTACAATAAGATTAGTAAGTCTAATTATAGTAACAAAGAGGAGCTTAAGCTCCTCTTTGGAGTAGTATATCCTGACAATATTTCTAAAATAAAAGTTATTTATGTTTAAAGGTTGGGAGATTTTATGTTTATATTGCAAGAATTTAGTCATAGCAGTAGTTTTTTTAGGAGTTTATTGGTATTTATCCCTGTAATTGCTATATTTTGGTTTTTAGTAATATCTCCTCAAAGAAAGGAAGAGAAGAAAAAAAAGGAAATGATGCAAAACCTTAAAAAGGGCGATACTGTTTTAACAGTAAGTGGGATTTTTGGAATAGTCAAAAAGATTAGTGATACTGAAGTTGTTCTTGAATTGAACTCCTCTTCTGATGTTAGATTTTTAAAATCTTCAATTGAAAAAGTTATTCCTGAAAGAATTAAAGGTAAAAGCTAAATAAATATAAGGCAATTTATATTATATTTTGTTAATTTATTTGAAATTAAAATATGAAGGTATATTGAATGAATAGACTCTCTAAATTTATACTAATATTGCTTGTGACATTTTTTGCTTATCTTTTAATATCTCCTACTTTAAATTGGTATTTCTTTATAGGGGATGAAGATAAGAGAATTAGTTCATATTCAAAGGAAGCTTTAAGAGATTACTCCAAGAAAAAAGCTTTTGATGCTCTTGTTATGCTTAAGGAATTATATCAAAAGAATCCGGATGCTAAGGTTCCGGATGATTTAAAATATTTAATTCCAGTTGCAAAGAATAACTATAAAGCTTATGGGAAAATTTTCCCTAGATTTTCAAGTATTAAGGATTTGCGAGATGGATTTTTAACTGATTCTGATATCGAAGAACTTAGCCTTGAAATTTATAAATATTATGAAAATATAAAGAGTAATAAAAATAAAATAATACAACTTGGCCTTGATTTATCTGGAGGAATAAGCATTACTATTTCTCTTGATTATTCGGGACTTGAGAAGAAGTTAGGAAGAAGTTTGAGTTCTTTGGAAAAGGAAGAGTCTATTGAACGTACAATGCGAATATTGAAAGAGAGAGTAGATACTTTTGGACTTACAGAACCTAAGATTACAAGAGAAGCAGGAGGAAGTAAGATTTTTTTAGATATTCCGGGAGAAAAAAATGAAAATCGCGTTGATTCTCTTTTGAGTGGCAAGGGTAATTTGACTTTTTATGTTGTTGACAATGAAAATACTTCTATACTTAATACTAAAATTTTGGATGCTGGACCTCTTTCTTCTGTGTTTGAAATTAAAGAAAGTATGAATCTTGGAGAGAATAAGAAAATTTTCCCTTGGTATATTAAAGATTCTTATGGTGTCGATGATGAATCTAGTGTTCGTTATTATGTTATTGACTCTAGTATTGAAAATACTTTTGATGGTATTCATATTAGGGATGCTGGTATATCAAACGATCACAGAAATGGTAGGGATATGGTGACATTTAATTTAGATCATGAGGGAAGTGAAAAATTTTTTGAATTTACCCAAAAGAATATTGGTAAAGCTTTAGCTGTGGTTATGGAAGGCAAGATTAAATCAGTGGCAATTATTAATTATGCTATTGCTGGCGGTAATGTTTCAATTCAGGGAGATTCTTTTAATAAGAGTGAGGCCAATGAACTTGCACTTGTTTTTAAAACAGCGGCATTTCCAGTTGAAATCAAAATAGATGATCTTAGAGTTATTGGTCCTACTATTGGACGAAAGACAATTGAACTTGGTACAAAGGCTTCGCTTCTTGCTCTTGTTTTAGTATTTTTATTTATGTTTATTTATTATAAGGTTAGTGGTTTTGTAGCTGGAATTTCTTTAGTTATTTATAATACATTTTTAATCTTAGCTATTTTATCGGCTTTTAATTTTACTTTGACTCTTACAAGTATTGCAGGTCTTGTATTAACTATGGGTATGGCTGTTGATATTAATATAATTGTCTATGAGCGTATTAAAGAAGAAATGAGGGATGGACGTAAGTTTGAAAGAGCATTTGAGGATGGATTTAATAAGGCTTTTTGGGCAATAATGGATTCAAATGTTACAACTTTTATTGCTGTTCTATTTTTAACTCTTTTTGGAACAGGGGTCATTCAAGGTTTTGCATGGTCTTTGTCTGTAGGCATTGTAGCGTCTCTTTTTAGTAGTTTAATCTTTTCA
It contains:
- the groL gene encoding chaperonin GroEL (60 kDa chaperone family; promotes refolding of misfolded polypeptides especially under stressful conditions; forms two stacked rings of heptamers to form a barrel-shaped 14mer; ends can be capped by GroES; misfolded proteins enter the barrel where they are refolded when GroES binds), with the protein product MAKEMYFNEDARKSLLNGIEKLSNAVKVTLGPKGRNVLIDKKFGSPTVTKDGVSVAREIELENAFENMGAQLLKEVAIKTNDVAGDGTTTATVLAYAIAREGLKNVSSGINPIGIKKGIDHAVSLAADKIRKSAKKITTKEEIAQVASISANNDNSIGEKIAEAMDKVGKDGVITVEESKTFDTTISYVEGMQFDRGYLSPYFSTNKENMSVSFDDALILICEKKISTIKELLPVLEKVLNTNKPLLIIAEDIEGDALAALVLNSVRGALKVCAIKSPGFGDRRKAILEDIAILTGGVLVSEELGLTLENIELEQLGQAKSVKVDKDNTTIINTGNKEKIKERTDLIKKQIEETSSEYDREKLQERLAKLVGGVAVINVGAVTEVELKEKKHRVEDALSATRAAVEEGVVPGGGATLIEVSMYLDTIDTSKLSYEEKQGFEIVKRSLEEPMRQIISNAGFESSIYIHQIKTEKKGLGFDASGFKWVNMIESGIIDPAKVTRSALQNAASIAGLLLTTECAITEVKEEKSSSGAGGGYPMDPGMGMM
- a CDS encoding histidine kinase gives rise to the protein MFKKFRSSNTYIVIISITAFAESKLYSILSNTKYLIENKKLYYKIHWTFPTYFFEILKLNPELNKWFFKRLKNNEDIYIPSTYSGSPHEYMLHDEIHVDIYWALKNPFKSGYKDLFKDNPPMFYVYKMEKLRKKVLELYKKLNFNYIEGIRYTKNKKKYLVFYKNNCQFLSEIQDPEIHNNHINTLLYFHEIKELYNKQELKNFLLPLKELDTKSYSIKIQNLEGTKIVTDFLEIPEFNSLKEQALILQFQNKRLKEYQINENSLKEFLTNKIFENHSNSLEESITSKNLEYNMEGNFTLSHSKYNVKFEEGKLSKIKHKEKKVEFLASCKTYLKVLSKKDIIIEPTIESSFSFSNEKILGVRQYLNFNTKEKSIIDFFLDENLACFFIAIKIVWPSDIKLDDKLLKTANKNYLLEYSSLEIPIFEVNKETNLKITARYNDYDIYEKIIETKKDIKGYINGTEFLISKGSDQSSNFFISFLHIEKYIIYTINYKIEKRGNKRWFILNIGGSYNIIKTEDLNDYSLSLNLLLLPMNNNFDNKIKINSKIKNLLFYPNIKNMKINS
- the yajC gene encoding preprotein translocase subunit YajC; the encoded protein is MFILQEFSHSSSFFRSLLVFIPVIAIFWFLVISPQRKEEKKKKEMMQNLKKGDTVLTVSGIFGIVKKISDTEVVLELNSSSDVRFLKSSIEKVIPERIKGKS
- the secD gene encoding protein translocase subunit SecD — its product is MNRLSKFILILLVTFFAYLLISPTLNWYFFIGDEDKRISSYSKEALRDYSKKKAFDALVMLKELYQKNPDAKVPDDLKYLIPVAKNNYKAYGKIFPRFSSIKDLRDGFLTDSDIEELSLEIYKYYENIKSNKNKIIQLGLDLSGGISITISLDYSGLEKKLGRSLSSLEKEESIERTMRILKERVDTFGLTEPKITREAGGSKIFLDIPGEKNENRVDSLLSGKGNLTFYVVDNENTSILNTKILDAGPLSSVFEIKESMNLGENKKIFPWYIKDSYGVDDESSVRYYVIDSSIENTFDGIHIRDAGISNDHRNGRDMVTFNLDHEGSEKFFEFTQKNIGKALAVVMEGKIKSVAIINYAIAGGNVSIQGDSFNKSEANELALVFKTAAFPVEIKIDDLRVIGPTIGRKTIELGTKASLLALVLVFLFMFIYYKVSGFVAGISLVIYNTFLILAILSAFNFTLTLTSIAGLVLTMGMAVDINIIVYERIKEEMRDGRKFERAFEDGFNKAFWAIMDSNVTTFIAVLFLTLFGTGVIQGFAWSLSVGIVASLFSSLIFSRFILEVIVSCNKSKYVSISWSLDYAKSI